Within Pyxidicoccus trucidator, the genomic segment GCTGATTCATATCGGTGCTGCCGGCTGCGCTTCTCAGCGCGACCTGGCTGGCACCGTCAAAGAATTGACTGCGGTTTCCGCAATCTGTCTTCTACTTGGGCTTGCTATTTGGTTTTCAAAGACCGAGCCGCTTGTACCACTCGCGACTTCTTGTTACCGTTGCTGCGCTTGCTGCCTGCCGTTTCCAACCGGCGGGGCTGCATCTTTTATTCGAGTCCGCATCCGCTGTCAACTTCGACTTTTGCGTCCTCGGGGCCTCTCGAAGTCCTCAGCGCCGCCCAGTGGCTTCCGCTGTTTCTTTCGAGGGGGAGCGGCTTCTACTTCCTTGCCGCCATCCCTGTCAACCGCTGCTTCGTTGACTTTCCCTCGCCGAGTCGCCCGTCCTGCTGCCCGGGCTTTTTCTTCGTCGGGGGCGCGGCTTCTACTTCGTCGCCGCGTTTCCTGTCAACTCGCTTCGTTGACCGCCGTATTCCGTTTGTCGGTGATGCACCACGGCCGAAGTATCTTCCGCACCAGTGCGCGGGCTTCGTCGTGGGGTCGCGGCTTCTACCACCACCGCGTTTCGAGTCAACCGCTTCGGCCGACTCTTTCTTCCGTCCTGCTCTCCCCGGATCCACCTGGCTGCTGCTGCCCGCCAGCGGGTCCGTCGAGTGGGGCGCGGCTTCTACCACCGCCGCGTCGCGAGTCAACCGCTTCGGTCGACTCCTTTTATTCTCTCTGTCAGCTTCCCGAGCTGCTCCGCCTCGGGTGAGGCGCGGCTTCTACCACCGCCGCTCCGTGGATCAACCTATTTGGTCGGATCCTTCGTACTTCTTCTGTCCGCCCCGGCGAGTCGCTGAGATCAGCCGCTCGGTCGAGGGGGCGCGGCTTCTACCACCGCCGCGTCCAGGGTCAACAAGCTTCGCCGACCTTTTTCTTCCCCCGTTCGCACCCGGTAACGGACACCGAGGCGCCGAGCAGAGGTTCAGTTTCTAACGCGTCGTCACAAGGCCGTCAAATCATCATGATCCGAAGTCCAGGTGACACCTTCGCATTGAGGGATTTAATCACCCCTTCATGGGTGTGAACCCCCTGCCCCGGTTCGGCGCTTCCTCCCGTGAAATCCCCGGTTTGCAGCCTGGAGAGCAACCGGACGAGCTGCTTCAGGGCTCGAGTTCCGCTCGGGGACGGGGGAGCTCGGGATGATCCACCCCGCTGGGAGCCGCTGGCCGCCAGGTGGTCCCGAAGAGCCAGTCCGAGAGCGGGACGGTGATGTTGAAGTTGTACCGCTGCATCTTCGAGGGGTCGTGGTGCGTCTGGTGGTGACGCCGCAGCCTCGCCATCAGCGGGAGCCGGGCCACCGGGTGCTCCGGCGGCAGGTGGTGGCAGAAGTGGAGCCACTCGTAGGTGAGGTAGTAGCCCACGGCCGAGGCCGCGAAGAGCCAGCCCACGTTTGGTGAGACGAGCGCGAAGCTCAGCGCCGCCAGCGGGGTGGCGATGGCGCCCAGGAAGAAGAGCAGCAGCACGGGCGGGAAGAGGACCATCTTCACGTCGCGGGCCGACTCGTAGGCGAGCGCCTCGTGGGTGAAGAAGCGGTGGTGCTGCTCCGTGTGCCTCTGGAAGAGCAGCCTCAGTCCTCGCCGACGATGGTGCATGGGCCCCCGGTGGCCGAGGAACTCCACGACGTTCCCCAGCAGGAAGACCGCGGGCACCGTCAGCCACTCCAGGGGGCGGACGGCCTCCAGGCGGGAGAGCGAGAAGCCGATGGCCGCCAGCGAACCCACGCTGGTGAAGGCGAAGTGGGCCCGCCCCGAGTAGCGCGCTCCTACATACTTTCGCCGGTACTCCTCACGGAAGGTGGCGACCCGCTCGGGAATGGTGTGTGTGGCCATGGCTCCCCCCGTTCGCTTCAGTCCTGGCCCTTCTGCCGGGCCTTCGCCTTCTGCAGCTTCTGCATCCGCCCGAGGATGAGGGTGCGCTTGAGGCTGGACAGGTGGTCCACGAAGACGTGCCCGTCCAGGTGGTCGATTTCATGCTGCAGCACGTGCGCGAGCCGGCCCTCCGCCTCCATCTCGTGCCACTCGCCCGTCCGGTCCTGGTAGCGCACCTTCACCCGGTGGAAGCGCGGGCACTTCTCCCACTCGCGGGGGACGGACAGGCAGCCCTCCTCCAGCGTCACGGCCTCCTTCTTCTCCAACACCTGCGGATTGATGATTTCGAAGGACGTGCCGTCCTCGCGGCCCACCAGCGCCATGCGCAGCGGCTCGCCGACCTGGTTGGCGGCGATGCCGATGCCCTCTGCTTCCTTCATCGAATCGGCCATCTCCTCCAGCAGCTTCTGGAGCGGGGGGCCGAAGTCCGTCACGGGCTTCGTGGGCGAGGTGAGTACCTTATGGGGCCAGATGACGATGTCGCGAGCCATGGGGGCGAATCTGCCATGCACTCCGGGCCTTCGCCGCGCCATTCCGCACGCCAACGGTCCAGCGGCGTACACCCCACCCATGCCACCAGAGGGCCGGGCCCGAGGGACTGCCCCCGGGCACCGGACCACCCCACCCCGCCGTCGCCTCCCCGGAAGGCTAGCGGGCCTCGGGCAGCAGCACGCACGCGAAGGGCGAGAAGGGCAGCGAGGCCCGGCGGTATCGCACCGAGTTGCCGGACTCCGCCCCCTCCAGCCACACCACATGCGACTGCGTCCCGCACCTCGAGGAGGCGATGGACGCCTCTCCCGAATCCCCCGCCGTCCGGCTCAGGTTCTCCGCCGCCCCGAGCGCCAGCCCGAAGCCCGACGTGGCCCGCGTGTGGACGTCCCGCTCGCCCCCATAGCCCTCCGTCCACACCAGCCGTACGCCCACGCTCGCCGGCACCAGCCGTGCGTCCCGCGAGTCCGCGGGCGTGCCACTCACGCTCACCGGCGCGGCGAAGGTGGCGCCTCCGTCCACGCTCAGCGAGAGGTAGATGTCGGACTCGTAGCGGTCCAGCGTCTGCCCCGTCCAGGACACGAACACCCGCGAGTCCCGCACCACCAGCCTCGGGTCGAAGGCACTGTCCAACCCCTGGCTCACCTTCACCTCCGCCCCGAAGGTGGCCCCGGCGTCCGGGCTCCGGCGCAGCCACACCTGGCAGCGGAAGGTGCACTCGCTCCACACGACATAGAGGCTGTTGCCCAGCACCGCGAGCTGCTGCTGGTGCGAGTTCTCCTCCGTGTCGGTGAGCCGGAGGGTGGGCCCGAAGGTGATTCCGCCGTCCGTGCTGCGACGGAAGAAGAGGTCCGAGCCGTCGTTGCTGCCACCGTCGTCCCACAGCACGTAGACGTGCTCGCCGCGCGCGGCCAGCTCGACGCCGCCGTAGGTTCGGCCCTCGTTCACGTCCTCGATGTCCGCGAAGACGCGCCCCGCCACCGGGCTGCGCACGAAGTAGATGTCTCCCACCTCGTCCTCCAGCGAGCGGAACCACGCCAGGTGGACGTTGTCGCCGCCGCCCGCGGCCAGGCGCAGGCCGCCCTCGGGGTAGCTCGTCAGCTCCAGCACGGGCCCGAAGGTGGCGCCGCGATTCTCACTCGAGCGGAAGCGCAGCCCGCCCTCCACCCACGTCAGGTAGACGCGGGTTCCCTGCGCGAGCACCCGCACCCCGTGCGCTTCCTCCTCGGGAGTGATGCCTTCCTCACTGAGGTTTCGCACCGGGCCGAAGGTGGCGCCGCCGTCCGTGCTGCGCCGGTAGTACACGTCCCCGCTCCCGGTCGCCGCGTCCACCCAGACCACGTGCACGTCACTGCCCAGCGCGGACACCTGTGGCTCCTGGTAGCCCGCCGCCGTCGTCGTCAGGCTGCGCACGGGCGAGAAGACCTGCGCCCCCGCGATTCCGGGCAGCGCCGCCACCCCCGCCACCGCCGCGGCCAGCAGCACACCCGCTACCGTTCCGCCGCGAATCGGACTCCCCATGCTCCACACCTCCCGGCGCCGCGCCATGCGGCGCTGTGTCGGGTGAGGTATGGACGTGCCAGGTCCCTGACAGCGTTCCCGGAGGCAACGGCCCGCCCCGCAGGTGAACGCCCGACAGTTGGCGCACGCACACTGACAGGTCTGCTACACCTGCCTCATGCATCCGCACTCCCAGCTCATCACCGACTTCTACTCCGCGTTCCAGCGGCGCGACGGCGACGCCATGGCCGCCTGCTACCACCCCGACGCCGAGTTCTCCGACGAGGTCTTCGTCGGCCTGCGCCACGCCGGAGTCACCTCCATGTGGCGCATGCTCTGCGAGCGCGGCAAGGACCTGCAGCTCACCTTCCGCGACGTCCAGGCCGATGACCGCACCGGCCGCGCCCACTGGGACGCGCACTACACCTTCGGCGCCACCGGCCGGAAGGTCATCAACCGCATCGACGCGGAGTTCGAGTTCCGCGACGGAAAGATTCTCCGCCACCGCGACCGCTTCGACTTCTACGCGTGGTCCCGCCAGGCCATCGGCCCCATGGGCCTGCTGCTCGGGTGGACCCCGCTGCTGAAGAACAAGGTCCGCTCCCAGGCTCGGGGAACGCTGGACAAGTACATGAAGGAGCACGGCGTCCAGGGGCCGTGAGGCCCGGGTACGCCCGCGTTCCCGTCAAGCGAGCCGTGGCGCATCGCCTCCCGCGCTCGCGGGCCGCATTCCTGGAGCAGCGGCTCGCGACATCCGGGCAGGCAGCGGTGCCCTGTCCGGAGGCACCCAGCCCGCGCGCGCATCCAGTGAGTCCAGCGTCTCCTTGCGGTAGTACCGCTCCAGGAGCCGCGAGTCGCACAGCTCCGGCCTCGCCTCCAGGAAGGCGTCGAACGAGGTGGCGCCTGGAGCCGCGTCGAGCCCCACCTGCACCAGCTCCGCCCAGGCCCGGGTGAGCGTCTCGTGGTACTTCCCCGTCGCGCCGAGCGCCGCCGCGTAGCGCTGGATGAGGCCGCGCACCCGCTCCAGCCCGGACTCGAAGCCGTGCTCTCGCAGGCACAGCCACGCCAGCCGCACATGCGCGCGGTGCCGGAAGTCCTCGCCCGGGTACGTGGCCGCCTCCACCGCCGCGAGGAAGTCCGTGTCCGACAGCTCGACCGGGGCCTTCGCCTTCGGCCCTTCCTGGGACTGCTGTGTCGCCGGTGTGCTCATCATCCACCTCCCTTGGCGCGGGGTTTTCGTTTCGGTGGCGCCGCCTCCCCCGCTTCGGCGAGCGCCGTGAGCCCCTTCTTGAGTGCTTCCACGTCCCTCGCGCTCAGCCCTTCCAGTGCCGCCGCTTCCAGGGCCTCCAGGCGCCGGTGCACGCGGGTCGCCAGCGTCCGGCCCGCCGCCGTCAGCGACACCTGGAACGAGCGCCGGTCCTCCGGCCGCAGCTCCCTGCGCACCAGCCGCTTCGCCTCCAGCCGGTCCACGTAGCTGGTGAGCGTGGAGCGCTTGTGGGCGAAGGCTGCGTGCAGCACCCCCAGCGAGGTGTCCCCCACCTCCAGCAGGTAGGCCAGCAGGTGGGCCTCGCCCTGGGACACGTCCAGCGCGGGCTCGGCGGCGTCCAGGAACAGGCCGATGCGGTGCGTGGCGCGGTGGACGTCCAGGACGAGGCGGAGCGGCTTCATGCTCCCCGCATAACACATGTTCCGATTTCGGAAGTTCCGAATTCGGAACAACTGCCCTGGAGGGCCGGGGTGCCGTGCCCGACAGGCCTGGATGCTCTATCCTCCGGGGACATGACGCAGAGCCCCGAGAACGAGAAGGTGGACCCCCTGTACCTCTGGCTCCTGGAGGTCGCCATGGAGCTGCCCACGCCCCTGCACATGCTCGCGGAGCCGAATCCCCACGTCGCGCTCAACATGCAGGATGACCCTCGCTTCTCTCGCGAGGAGCTGTGCGAGCGGCTGTCCGAGCTCGCCGAGCGCGGCCTCATCCGCATCCATGAGCTTCCCGATGGCTTCGAGGAGCTGTTCTCCCCGGAGGAGATTTCCCGCGCCATCGACGCGCGCCGGCCCCGCTCGTACTTCGGCTATGAGCTCACCCCCGAGGGCGGCGCCCTCTGGGAACGCCACGCCCGCCCCGACTGGAGCCGCTACGTGAATGCCGGAGAGGAGCCGGGGCCCGCCGGGACTCCGGACGCGTGGGTCATCGAGGCCGCGAGCCTCGAAGCCGCCGAGGAGGAGTTCCGCTTCCATGAGGCGCTCGGGGACGAGAACCAGCCCGTGCCCGAGTCGAAGCGCGGCGAGGAGCTGGCGCCCTGGCAAATCACCTACTGGAAGACGCTGCCTCGCGGCTACCGGCTCCGGTACACCACCGTGCCCCGGCCTCGTGACACGCAGCGGATGATGTCCGTGCCGGCGCGGGCTCCCTGGTACACGCGCGTAGGGCTGTGACTCCGGCCGTGGCTCTGGCCGTGGCTCCAGGCGCTTCGGGCCGTGGCGTCACTCCTCGCCGGGCTCGAGCCGCTGGATGACCAGCGGACCACCGCCCTCGCGCGCCAGCCTCGCCGTGCAGCGCACGTTGCCCATCCAGTCGAGGAACTGGAGCTCCACCGCTCCGTCCTCGTGCAGCAGCAGCGAGCCGTAGCCGTTGTTGCCCAGGTCCGGGCGGACGCCCGTCCACTCGGGGAAGCGCGGCTGGGACTCCAGGAAGCGCAGCGGCGCGGGGGACGCGGCGCCCGGCTCCGCCCTCCTCACGGGCAGACCTCCGTGGCCCAGGCTCGCTCCCAGGAACGGCAGTTCCGGCCCGCGGTCGAACAGGGCGCCGTGCGGCGCGCCGCCCCAGCACCACAGGTCCACCTGGGACTGCTCCACCACCAGCGCCTTCAGGTCCTCCAGCAGCGCGGACGTCCTCGTGCCGCCGTACCGGTACGGCGCGCCGTGGCTCAACAGGATGTTCACCGCGCCCCGCTGCCGCCCCTCCGCGAGCACCGACTCCAGCCAGCCCAGCAGCGCGGAGTCCCGGTGCCGGCCCGGCTCGAAGTACGCCGTGTCCAGGCCGATGAGCTGGAAGCGCTCCGAGGCCAGGCAGAAGTAGCTGCCCTCCTGGAACTGACGCGTCCTCGCGGCGCCTCGCCGCTCGTCCAGGTAGCGGAAGTACGGGGTGCCTCCCGAGCGCATCTCCGCGTTCGCGTTCAGCGTCAGCAGCGTCGTCACCGGCAGCAGCGACTCCAGCGGCTCGGCCACGTGCGCGTCGAACTCGCCCTGGCGGCCGGCGTAGTACACGCCGCCCAGGTGCACCGCGTACTCCAGCCGCTCGCCGCGCATGAGGAGCTGCCGCGCCACGTACCGCGCCGGGTACTCGCCCGTGCCGAAGTCCGAGAACAGCGCCACCTCCACGGGCCGTCCCGCCGCGGGC encodes:
- the def gene encoding peptide deformylase yields the protein MARDIVIWPHKVLTSPTKPVTDFGPPLQKLLEEMADSMKEAEGIGIAANQVGEPLRMALVGREDGTSFEIINPQVLEKKEAVTLEEGCLSVPREWEKCPRFHRVKVRYQDRTGEWHEMEAEGRLAHVLQHEIDHLDGHVFVDHLSSLKRTLILGRMQKLQKAKARQKGQD
- a CDS encoding MarR family winged helix-turn-helix transcriptional regulator encodes the protein MKPLRLVLDVHRATHRIGLFLDAAEPALDVSQGEAHLLAYLLEVGDTSLGVLHAAFAHKRSTLTSYVDRLEAKRLVRRELRPEDRRSFQVSLTAAGRTLATRVHRRLEALEAAALEGLSARDVEALKKGLTALAEAGEAAPPKRKPRAKGGG
- a CDS encoding sterol desaturase family protein is translated as MATHTIPERVATFREEYRRKYVGARYSGRAHFAFTSVGSLAAIGFSLSRLEAVRPLEWLTVPAVFLLGNVVEFLGHRGPMHHRRRGLRLLFQRHTEQHHRFFTHEALAYESARDVKMVLFPPVLLLFFLGAIATPLAALSFALVSPNVGWLFAASAVGYYLTYEWLHFCHHLPPEHPVARLPLMARLRRHHQTHHDPSKMQRYNFNITVPLSDWLFGTTWRPAAPSGVDHPELPRPRAELEP
- a CDS encoding nuclear transport factor 2 family protein, whose protein sequence is MHPHSQLITDFYSAFQRRDGDAMAACYHPDAEFSDEVFVGLRHAGVTSMWRMLCERGKDLQLTFRDVQADDRTGRAHWDAHYTFGATGRKVINRIDAEFEFRDGKILRHRDRFDFYAWSRQAIGPMGLLLGWTPLLKNKVRSQARGTLDKYMKEHGVQGP